One genomic segment of Ricinus communis isolate WT05 ecotype wild-type chromosome 5, ASM1957865v1, whole genome shotgun sequence includes these proteins:
- the LOC8259215 gene encoding protein CHUP1, chloroplastic isoform X1, whose amino-acid sequence MVAGKVRAAMGLQKPSPGNNNSNPKSETPPPPHPSPSSGKVSSQKAVFSRSFGVYFPRSSAQVQPRPPDVTELLKLVEELRDRECRLKTELLEFKLLKESVAIVPVLENEILAKNAEIEKAMKRIECLERENERLLSEAEMKINQEKQESERKIKALENEISELKKTVSDREGEELVSSSSQRFQGLMEVSTKSNLIRNLKKLNTNNGNNNASSSSYHHEPQNNQQKSESLDFKREEDVEIERPRHSRCNSEELAESTLLRSRVPRVPKPPPKRSSSSTSVSSSNGTDQSVSAPPPPPPPPPPPPRPAEAIKKTAPTPPPPPPPPKGTRMVAAKVRRVPEVVEFYHSLMRRDSRRESGAGASDVLSATSNARDMIGEIENRSTHLLAIKTDVETQGDFIRFLIKEVEDAAFTDIEDVVPFVKWLDDELSYLVDERAVLKHFNWPEQKADALREAAFGYCDLKKLESEALLFRDDARQPCGPALKKMQALLEKLEHGVYNLSRMRESATNRYKGFKIPMGWMLETGIVSQIKLASVKLAMKYMKRVSAELEDVGGGPEEEELIVQGVRFAFRVHQFAGGFDVETMRAFQELRDKARSCHIQCQNQQQQKLVCRSTPC is encoded by the exons atggtaGCGGGTAAGGTGAGAGCGGCAATGGGTTTACAGAAGCCATCGCCAGggaataataatagtaatccGAAAAGCGAAACGCCGCCGCCGCCGCATCCTTCTCCAAGTTCCGGTAAAGTGTCGTCACAGAAAGCAGTATTTTCACGGTCATTTGGCGTATACTTCCCACGCTCTTCCGCTCAAGTACAGCCACGTCCACCGGATGTGACGGAACTCTTAAAGCTTGTAGAAGAGCTCCGTGACAGAGAATGTCGGTTAAAAACAGAGCTTCTTGAGTTTAAGTTGTTAAAAGAAAGCGTTGCTATTGTTCCTGTATTAGAGAATGAGATTCTAGCGAAAAATGCGGAGATAGAGAAGGCGATGAAGAGAATAGAGtgtttagagagagaaaacgAAAGATTATTAAGTGAAGCGGAAATGAAGATTAATCAAGAGAAACAAGAGAGTGAAAGGAAAATTAAGGCCTTGGAGAATGAGATTTCAGAGTTGAAGAAGACGGTGTCGGATAGAGAAGGTGAAGagcttgtttcttcttcttcgcaGAGATTTCAAGGGTTAATGGAGGTCTCAACCAAGTCTAATTTGattagaaatttgaaaaaacttAATACTAATAATGGTAATAATAATGCCAGTTCAAGTTCATATCATCACGAGCCTCAAAATAATCAGCAAAAGTCTGAAAGTTTGGATTTTAAAAGAGAGGAAGACGTAGAAATAGAGAGACCGAGGCATTCTAGGTGTAACTCGGAGGAACTCGCTGAGTCAACTCTGTTAAGATCTCGAGTACCTAGGGTTCCTAAACCACCTCCTAAAcgatcatcatcatcaacctCCGTTTCCTCATCAAATGGTACCGATCAATCCGTTTCAGCTCCACCACCTCCTCCTCCGCCACCTCCGCCACCTCCAAGGCCAGCTGAGGCCATCAAGAAGACTGCTCCTACACCGCCTCCACCTCCTCCTCCACCCAAGGGGACGAGAATGGTGGCTGCCAAGGTCAGAAGAGTGCCGGAGGTGGTGGAGTTTTATCACTCACTAATGCGGAGAGATTCGCGGAGGGAATCCGGTGCCGGAGCGTCGGATGTGTTATCGGCAACTAGTAATGCTCGTGACATGATAGGGGAGATTGAGAATAGGTCCACGCATTTGCTTGCG ATAAAAACAGATGTAGAAACACAAGGAGATTTTATCAGGTTTTTAATCAAAGAAGTTGAGGATGCTGCATTTACAGACATTGAAGATGTGGTTCCTTTTGTTAAGTGGCTGGATGATGAGCTTTCTTATCTA GTGGATGAAAGAGCTGTTCTTAAGCACTTCAATTGGCCAGAGCAGAAGGCAGATGCACTGCGTGAAGCTGCATTTGGTTATTGTGATCTCAAGAAATTAGAATCGGAGGCCTTGTTGTTCCGAGACGATGCTCGACAGCCATGTGGTCCTGCTCTCAAGAAAATGCAGGCTTTGCTTGAAAA ATTAGAGCACGGTGTTTACAATCTATCAAGAATGAGAGAATCTGCTACAAACAGATACAAGGGATTTAAAATTCCAATGGGTTGGATGCTTGAAACGGGAATTGTAAGCCAG ATCAAGCTGGCTTCTGTAAAACTAGCAATGAAGTATATGAAAAGAGTATCTGCAGAGCTTGAAGATGTTGGTGGTGGCCCGGAGGAAGAAGAGCTGATAGTACAAGGTGTTAGATTTGCCTTCCGTGTACATCAG TTTGCTGGAGGATTTGATGTGGAAACAATGAGGGCATTCCAAGAACTAAGAGATAAAGCCAGATCATGTCATATACAATGCCAAAACCAGCAACAACAGAAACTGGTATGCAGGTCTACACCTTGCTAA
- the LOC8259215 gene encoding formin-like protein 5 isoform X2 — protein MVAGKVRAAMGLQKPSPGNNNSNPKSETPPPPHPSPSSGKVSSQKAVFSRSFGVYFPRSSAQVQPRPPDVTELLKLVEELRDRECRLKTELLEFKLLKESVAIVPVLENEILAKNAEIEKAMKRIECLERENERLLSEAEMKINQEKQESERKIKALENEISELKKTVSDREGEELVSSSSQRFQGLMEVSTKSNLIRNLKKLNTNNGNNNASSSSYHHEPQNNQQKSESLDFKREEDVEIERPRHSRCNSEELAESTLLRSRVPRVPKPPPKRSSSSTSVSSSNGTDQSVSAPPPPPPPPPPPPRPAEAIKKTAPTPPPPPPPPKGTRMVAAKVRRVPEVVEFYHSLMRRDSRRESGAGASDVLSATSNARDMIGEIENRSTHLLAIKTDVETQGDFIRFLIKEVEDAAFTDIEDVVPFVKWLDDELSYLVDERAVLKHFNWPEQKADALREAAFGYCDLKKLESEALLFRDDARQPCGPALKKMQALLEKLEHGVYNLSRMRESATNRYKGFKIPMGWMLETGIVSQFM, from the exons atggtaGCGGGTAAGGTGAGAGCGGCAATGGGTTTACAGAAGCCATCGCCAGggaataataatagtaatccGAAAAGCGAAACGCCGCCGCCGCCGCATCCTTCTCCAAGTTCCGGTAAAGTGTCGTCACAGAAAGCAGTATTTTCACGGTCATTTGGCGTATACTTCCCACGCTCTTCCGCTCAAGTACAGCCACGTCCACCGGATGTGACGGAACTCTTAAAGCTTGTAGAAGAGCTCCGTGACAGAGAATGTCGGTTAAAAACAGAGCTTCTTGAGTTTAAGTTGTTAAAAGAAAGCGTTGCTATTGTTCCTGTATTAGAGAATGAGATTCTAGCGAAAAATGCGGAGATAGAGAAGGCGATGAAGAGAATAGAGtgtttagagagagaaaacgAAAGATTATTAAGTGAAGCGGAAATGAAGATTAATCAAGAGAAACAAGAGAGTGAAAGGAAAATTAAGGCCTTGGAGAATGAGATTTCAGAGTTGAAGAAGACGGTGTCGGATAGAGAAGGTGAAGagcttgtttcttcttcttcgcaGAGATTTCAAGGGTTAATGGAGGTCTCAACCAAGTCTAATTTGattagaaatttgaaaaaacttAATACTAATAATGGTAATAATAATGCCAGTTCAAGTTCATATCATCACGAGCCTCAAAATAATCAGCAAAAGTCTGAAAGTTTGGATTTTAAAAGAGAGGAAGACGTAGAAATAGAGAGACCGAGGCATTCTAGGTGTAACTCGGAGGAACTCGCTGAGTCAACTCTGTTAAGATCTCGAGTACCTAGGGTTCCTAAACCACCTCCTAAAcgatcatcatcatcaacctCCGTTTCCTCATCAAATGGTACCGATCAATCCGTTTCAGCTCCACCACCTCCTCCTCCGCCACCTCCGCCACCTCCAAGGCCAGCTGAGGCCATCAAGAAGACTGCTCCTACACCGCCTCCACCTCCTCCTCCACCCAAGGGGACGAGAATGGTGGCTGCCAAGGTCAGAAGAGTGCCGGAGGTGGTGGAGTTTTATCACTCACTAATGCGGAGAGATTCGCGGAGGGAATCCGGTGCCGGAGCGTCGGATGTGTTATCGGCAACTAGTAATGCTCGTGACATGATAGGGGAGATTGAGAATAGGTCCACGCATTTGCTTGCG ATAAAAACAGATGTAGAAACACAAGGAGATTTTATCAGGTTTTTAATCAAAGAAGTTGAGGATGCTGCATTTACAGACATTGAAGATGTGGTTCCTTTTGTTAAGTGGCTGGATGATGAGCTTTCTTATCTA GTGGATGAAAGAGCTGTTCTTAAGCACTTCAATTGGCCAGAGCAGAAGGCAGATGCACTGCGTGAAGCTGCATTTGGTTATTGTGATCTCAAGAAATTAGAATCGGAGGCCTTGTTGTTCCGAGACGATGCTCGACAGCCATGTGGTCCTGCTCTCAAGAAAATGCAGGCTTTGCTTGAAAA ATTAGAGCACGGTGTTTACAATCTATCAAGAATGAGAGAATCTGCTACAAACAGATACAAGGGATTTAAAATTCCAATGGGTTGGATGCTTGAAACGGGAATTGTAAGCCAG TTTATGTGA